The following proteins are co-located in the Fructilactobacillus carniphilus genome:
- the rbsU gene encoding ribose/proton symporter RbsU has protein sequence MSALALLIGIIPVIGWGFFPTVSSKIGGKPANQILGATIGALIVGFVVFLVTGCGFPTGLNLVLGILSGCGWGFGQIMAFKGYSLIGSSRVMPITTAFQLIVTALWGAFALSSWPGVTNKIIGMIALVVIIIGATLTTWNENKENTNAAALRKAIIYQLIGVIGYWLYSAAPQVENLKWAEGFIPRTAPMSGLQAFLPQTIGMVLVAVIYCLTQVGKENVFKEATSYKQIIAGFFFGIAALAYLVAAQPVSKGGLGLSTAFVLSQVSVVIATLTGIYMLGQKKTHKEMVATLIGLALIIVAAAVTAFLN, from the coding sequence ATGAGTGCATTAGCTTTATTAATCGGGATTATTCCCGTGATTGGTTGGGGTTTCTTCCCCACGGTTTCATCTAAAATTGGTGGGAAACCAGCTAACCAAATTTTAGGGGCAACCATTGGTGCCTTGATTGTCGGCTTTGTGGTCTTCTTGGTAACCGGTTGTGGGTTCCCAACGGGACTTAACTTGGTCTTAGGAATCTTATCTGGATGCGGTTGGGGCTTCGGTCAAATCATGGCCTTCAAGGGTTACTCATTGATTGGATCATCCCGGGTAATGCCAATTACCACGGCCTTTCAGTTGATTGTAACGGCTCTCTGGGGTGCTTTTGCTTTAAGTAGTTGGCCTGGGGTTACTAACAAAATCATCGGAATGATTGCCTTAGTAGTTATCATTATCGGGGCAACGTTGACCACTTGGAACGAAAACAAGGAAAACACCAACGCTGCTGCTTTACGGAAAGCCATCATTTACCAATTAATTGGTGTGATTGGTTACTGGCTCTACTCGGCTGCTCCGCAAGTAGAAAACCTGAAGTGGGCCGAAGGATTCATTCCACGGACTGCTCCAATGAGTGGATTACAAGCTTTCCTTCCCCAAACCATTGGGATGGTGTTAGTCGCTGTCATCTACTGCTTGACTCAAGTTGGTAAAGAAAACGTCTTCAAAGAAGCAACTTCTTACAAACAAATTATTGCCGGTTTCTTCTTTGGAATTGCCGCATTAGCTTACTTAGTTGCTGCTCAACCAGTTTCAAAAGGTGGCTTAGGCTTATCTACAGCCTTCGTGCTTTCCCAAGTTAGTGTAGTAATCGCTACGTTAACCGGAATCTACATGTTAGGCCAAAAGAAGACTCACAAGGAAATGGTTGCTACTTTAATTGGATTGGCTCTGATTATTGTTGCCGCTGCCGTTACGGCCTTCTTAAACTAA
- a CDS encoding tyrosine-protein phosphatase: MKNERIIKLNSTDNLRELGGYQTTDGRTIKWHKLLRSGSLGMLTNADLNFLKAYGVRYDVDLRSGQERADVPDALLDHQNNQVEYIFDPVFDEDRTDNSQDPEEFRQMLEDNPNYGHDHMVSVYKRMVQNDGCHQAYHRFFQVLLQNNQADSTVLFHCTAGKDRTGMAAVFLLYALGVDLDTIKQDYILTNQVVKPIVDQKMDEARANGFSETAIRSLRSLYTVNMDFLDAALATINEQYGGLDQFLTTELGVGPAEREQLQTLYLA, translated from the coding sequence ATGAAAAACGAACGCATCATTAAACTTAACTCGACAGACAATCTGCGCGAGTTGGGTGGCTATCAAACCACCGACGGCAGAACCATCAAATGGCATAAATTACTGCGTTCCGGTAGTTTAGGCATGCTAACTAACGCTGACCTGAACTTTTTAAAGGCCTATGGCGTCCGCTATGACGTTGATTTACGCTCGGGTCAGGAACGTGCTGATGTTCCAGATGCCCTCCTCGATCACCAAAACAACCAGGTGGAATACATTTTTGATCCGGTCTTTGACGAAGACCGAACCGATAACTCCCAGGATCCAGAAGAATTCAGGCAAATGTTAGAGGACAATCCCAACTACGGTCACGACCACATGGTTTCCGTTTACAAACGGATGGTTCAAAATGATGGCTGCCACCAGGCCTACCATCGCTTTTTCCAAGTTTTACTGCAAAACAATCAAGCAGACAGTACCGTCCTTTTTCACTGTACAGCGGGAAAGGATCGAACCGGGATGGCTGCAGTCTTTCTTCTATACGCCTTAGGGGTTGATTTAGACACCATCAAACAGGATTACATTCTGACTAACCAAGTAGTAAAACCGATTGTTGATCAAAAGATGGATGAAGCTCGAGCCAACGGCTTTTCAGAAACGGCCATTCGAAGTTTGCGATCCCTCTATACCGTTAACATGGACTTCTTAGACGCTGCCTTAGCCACCATCAACGAGCAGTATGGTGGCTTAGACCAATTCCTAACCACCGAATTAGGCGTAGGACCGGCCGAGCGCGAACAATTACAAACCCTTTACCTAGCATAA
- a CDS encoding DUF2798 domain-containing protein, translating into MPKNWKEELFFTGMMAGLMVLGMTFYNIVKTDGFSSHVWTEVLTGYPLGLLVAVLLDLLLVGPLVKAVVFKFLIKDPANTSPIRIGMTISVLMVLGMVTCMSLFGLLMSTDTPSNWGVAYLMTWGLNIIVALPLQLLLVGPISRFGLQKLQQTN; encoded by the coding sequence ATGCCTAAAAATTGGAAAGAAGAATTATTTTTTACCGGTATGATGGCCGGCTTAATGGTCTTAGGGATGACTTTTTATAACATTGTCAAAACGGACGGCTTTTCCAGTCACGTGTGGACGGAAGTCTTAACTGGTTACCCACTGGGTTTATTGGTGGCGGTTCTATTAGATCTTTTGTTAGTGGGACCACTGGTCAAGGCCGTGGTTTTCAAGTTCTTGATTAAGGACCCCGCAAACACCAGTCCGATTCGGATTGGAATGACTATTTCGGTCCTGATGGTCTTGGGGATGGTGACCTGCATGTCCTTATTTGGACTGCTGATGAGCACTGACACACCATCAAACTGGGGTGTAGCATATCTGATGACCTGGGGCTTGAACATCATCGTGGCCTTACCCTTACAACTACTGTTGGTGGGACCGATTTCTCGCTTCGGGTTACAGAAGTTACAACAAACGAATTAA
- a CDS encoding ABC transporter ATP-binding protein, with the protein MHQLETQALCYTIDDRNIINNINWSIDQGAVVTITGPSGSGKSTFVKLLASLLNPTSGTITFAGKPITELDPIAYRREVSYAVQQPTLFGDTVRENLEFPYQIRKQPFDEQHAIQALKTVDLGEADLDRQVTSLSGGEKQRVALLRNVLFPPKILITDEVTTGLDSDSKESVHKMLDYFNQKYQMTVIMITHDDEEIQAAQHLYQIKAGQMEEVAKHA; encoded by the coding sequence ATGCATCAGTTAGAGACACAAGCATTGTGCTATACGATTGACGATCGTAACATCATTAACAACATTAACTGGTCGATTGATCAAGGCGCCGTGGTCACGATTACTGGTCCTTCCGGAAGCGGGAAATCGACCTTTGTCAAGCTGTTGGCGTCATTACTAAACCCCACTAGTGGGACGATTACCTTTGCAGGCAAACCGATTACCGAACTAGATCCAATTGCGTATCGACGCGAGGTTTCGTATGCGGTGCAACAGCCAACCTTGTTTGGTGATACCGTGCGGGAAAACCTCGAGTTTCCGTACCAAATTCGCAAGCAACCGTTTGACGAACAGCACGCCATCCAAGCGCTGAAGACGGTGGATCTCGGGGAAGCGGACCTAGATCGCCAGGTTACGAGCTTGTCGGGGGGAGAAAAACAACGGGTTGCATTACTGCGGAACGTGCTCTTTCCGCCGAAGATTTTAATTACGGATGAGGTTACCACTGGCTTAGATAGTGATAGTAAAGAAAGTGTTCACAAAATGCTGGATTATTTTAACCAGAAGTACCAAATGACGGTCATCATGATTACGCACGATGACGAAGAAATTCAGGCGGCCCAACATCTCTACCAAATCAAAGCCGGTCAAATGGAGGAGGTTGCTAAACATGCATAA
- the rlmD gene encoding 23S rRNA (uracil(1939)-C(5))-methyltransferase RlmD — translation MKKQRNQSHQRSTDVQVQLHQRVTVTIKRLGINGEGVGYYRRKLIFIPGALPTEVVQADISEIKPRYLRGTLQQIDKKSQFRIAPRDAYANEVGGLELEVLDYPQQLKFKRDLVKQALSRFHPRGFEKYDVRPVIGMQDPYEYRNKAQFQIRTDEDGRIIAGLYKEGTHEVVDMETCAVQDPLTMKVMRAVVRMVEDLQIPTYDEESNTGILKTIVVRAARNTDQVQLVFITHSKKLLKQHQLIWRIAEELPEVTSIMHNVNPGTSPLIWGEQTMRLAGSPTITEKIKGLSFSLSARAFLQLNSIMTPKLYDLAGQALELASTDRLVDAYAGVGTIGLTLANQVAEVRGMETIPEAVEDANQNAATNRIENAHYFTGKAEELLPEWEQAGWYPDALVVDPPRVGLDQKLIDTILATRPRKFVYVSCNQSTLAQDLVQLTKEYTVDYLQPVDMLPQTAHVEIVVKLTLK, via the coding sequence ATGAAAAAACAACGAAACCAGTCTCACCAGCGGTCCACAGACGTCCAGGTGCAACTGCACCAACGCGTGACCGTTACCATCAAACGACTTGGCATTAACGGCGAAGGGGTCGGTTACTACCGCCGCAAATTAATCTTCATTCCCGGCGCCCTCCCGACGGAAGTCGTCCAGGCTGACATTAGTGAAATTAAACCGCGCTACCTTCGGGGAACGCTGCAACAAATTGATAAAAAAAGTCAGTTCCGGATTGCTCCTCGTGACGCCTACGCCAACGAAGTCGGTGGTTTAGAACTTGAAGTGCTCGACTACCCCCAACAGTTAAAGTTTAAACGGGATTTAGTCAAACAAGCCCTCAGTCGCTTTCATCCCCGGGGGTTTGAAAAATACGACGTGCGCCCCGTGATTGGGATGCAAGATCCGTATGAATACCGGAATAAGGCCCAATTTCAAATTCGGACCGATGAAGACGGTCGCATAATTGCTGGGCTTTATAAAGAAGGGACACACGAAGTGGTCGACATGGAAACCTGCGCGGTTCAAGACCCACTCACGATGAAGGTCATGCGCGCCGTGGTCCGGATGGTAGAAGACCTCCAGATTCCGACCTATGACGAAGAATCTAACACCGGGATTTTAAAGACGATTGTGGTACGGGCCGCTCGAAACACCGATCAGGTACAACTAGTTTTTATTACGCACTCTAAGAAGCTTTTAAAACAACACCAGTTAATCTGGCGGATTGCCGAAGAACTCCCGGAAGTGACGTCAATCATGCACAATGTCAATCCCGGTACTTCTCCGCTAATTTGGGGTGAACAGACCATGAGATTGGCTGGAAGTCCGACGATCACCGAAAAAATCAAGGGCTTATCATTTTCCCTTTCGGCCCGGGCTTTCTTACAATTAAACTCCATCATGACCCCCAAGCTCTATGACTTAGCTGGTCAAGCGTTAGAATTAGCCTCAACTGATCGGCTGGTTGATGCCTACGCGGGAGTCGGAACCATTGGACTGACCTTGGCTAATCAAGTGGCTGAGGTCCGAGGAATGGAAACGATTCCGGAAGCAGTGGAAGATGCTAATCAAAACGCCGCTACCAATCGGATTGAAAATGCCCACTACTTTACCGGAAAGGCCGAAGAACTCTTGCCCGAATGGGAACAAGCGGGGTGGTATCCCGATGCGCTCGTAGTTGATCCGCCCCGGGTCGGCTTGGATCAAAAATTGATTGATACCATTCTCGCCACCCGACCCCGGAAATTTGTCTACGTTTCCTGCAACCAATCCACCTTGGCCCAGGACCTGGTCCAGTTAACCAAGGAATACACCGTTGACTACTTACAACCCGTCGACATGCTACCGCAAACGGCACACGTCGAAATTGTGGTTAAATTAACTCTGAAATAA